From one Scophthalmus maximus strain ysfricsl-2021 chromosome 19, ASM2237912v1, whole genome shotgun sequence genomic stretch:
- the c19h9orf64 gene encoding queuosine salvage protein, with product METPLLPRESGQFIAERSRDVFVEEKGVHKVAEMLYALRHSESLTASGWKEANPLAPTPTSDQGMNWVFVVDTMNFSFWPEEEIQQCEVTYKGTTYTGYMTLCAAITRAMEEGIPITDPKYFSQMSVEELGHVLRSDNETPMPMLQARHKVLTEGGLVLLEHGGSFRSFISQAGNDARKMVELIVEKIPSYRDEAVYEGKRISFYKRAQILVADFWGVMEARGDGEIIDMDWLTMFADYRIPQALVYLGALRYSDTLMQTLKNGELLRSGDRREVEIRGCSIWSVELIKDRLSKLMLERDGQTCNINPAVIDFYLWPYAKQHHKEMAHIPVHHTRCIYY from the exons ATGGAAACGCCCCTGCTTCCTCGTGAGTCCGGCCAGTTCATAGCAGAGCGGAGTCGGGACGTGTTTGTGGAGGAGAAGGGCGTGCACAAGGTGGCGGAGATGCTCTACGCTCTCCGACACAGTGAGAGTCTGACTGCCAGTGGCTGGAAAGAGGCAAATCCATTGGCCCCGACACCCACGTCTGACCAG GGAATGAACTGGGTGTTTGTGGTCGACACCATGAACTTCTCCTTTTGGCCAGAGGAAGAAATTCAGCAGTGTGAGGTGACTTATAAAGGGACGACGTATACAGGCTACATGACACTTTGTGCTGCCATTACCAGGGCCATGGAGGAAG GTATACCGATCACTGATCCAAAGTACTTTTCTCAGATGAGTGTGGAGGAGTTGGGACACGTCCTTCGATCTGACAATGAAACGCCCATGCCGATGCTCCAGGCCCGCCACAAG GTGCTGACTGAAGGCGGCCTCGTGTTGCTGGAACATGGAGGAAGTTTTCGCAGTTTTATCAGCCAAGCCGGGAACGATGCCCGAAAGATGGTGGAGCTCATTGTGGAGAAGATCCCTTCCTACAGGGACGAGGCTGTGTATGAG GGGAAGAGAATCTCATTCTACAAGCGAGCCCAGATCCTGGTGGCAGATTTCTGGGGCGTCATGGAGGCCAGAGGAGATGGGGAGATCATTGACATGGACTGGCTCACCATGTTTGCAGACTACAGGATCCCGCAGGCTCTTGTCTACCTTGGAGCACTGCGCTACTCTGACACTCTGATGCAGACATTGAAGAATG GTGAACTGCTGCGttcaggagacaggagagaggtcGAGATCCGGGGCTGTTCAATTTGGTCTGTGGAGCTAATCAAAGACCGACTCAGCAAGCTGATGCTGGAGCGAGACGGACAGACGTGTAACATCAACCCCGCAGTCATAGACTTCTACCTGTGGCCTTATGCCAAACAGCATCATAAAGAGATGGCCCACATTCCCGTACACCACACACGCTGTATTTACTACTGA